The Triticum aestivum cultivar Chinese Spring chromosome 7B, IWGSC CS RefSeq v2.1, whole genome shotgun sequence genome window below encodes:
- the LOC123161581 gene encoding chaperone protein dnaJ 11, chloroplastic-like, with amino-acid sequence MATFAVATVSLPGRVAGTRRCVVARASATMAVAGRTHYEVLGLGAGASREEIKAAYRRLARDVHPDTAGGGGDEDFIRLHAAYATLADLDERARYDRDVAGRAAGTMMRRAGSTGPAFRRRTWETDQCW; translated from the coding sequence ATGGCTACGTTCGCCGTCGCAACTGTTTCCCTTCCAGGGCGCGTTGCCGGAACTCGGCGGTGTGTGGTGGCGCGGGCGTCTGCGACAATGGCGGTGGCCGGGAGGACGCACTACGAGGTGCTCGGGCTGGGCGCGGGGGCCAGCAGGGAGGAGATCAAGGCGGCGTACCGGCGTCTTGCCAGGGACGTGCACCCGGACACTGCCGGTGGAGGTGGCGACGAGGACTTCATCCGGCTGCACGCGGCTTACGCCACGCTGGCCGACCTCGACGAGCGCGCGCGCTACGACCGGGACGTGGCCGGCCGCGCGGCGGGGACCATGATGAGGCGGGCTGGGTCGACGGGGCCAGCATTCCGGCGGAGGACGTGGGAGACGGACCAGTGCTGGTAG